In Palaemon carinicauda isolate YSFRI2023 chromosome 14, ASM3689809v2, whole genome shotgun sequence, the following proteins share a genomic window:
- the LOC137653584 gene encoding dnaJ homolog subfamily B member 9-like isoform X3 — protein sequence MNLWIVWTCIVIAMSAIGSCTKDYYEALGISKNASDREIKKAFRKLAIQYHPDKNQEPGAEEKFREIAEAYEVLSDDEKRKEYDMMGHAGYTQKQGGGRPSNHAFHFNFDDLFAEFENFGGFGSAFNTDFHADHMRRHQEAHNRARNQHHQGTFAHAQAYANANSHHQNIRFSAGSGGAGRTCRTVTQRVGNMVTTYTTCS from the exons ATGAATTTGTGGATTGTGTGGACTTGCATTGTGATTGCCATGTCAGCAATTGGATCTTGCACAAAGGACTATTATGAAGCTCTAGGAATAAGTAAAAATGCAAGCGATAGAGAGATTAAAAAGGCATTCCGTAAATTAGCCATTCAATATCATCCAGATAAAAATCAAGAACCTGGTGCCGAAGAGAAGTTCAGAGAGATTGCAGAAG CCTATGAAGTTCTGTCTGATGATGAGAAGCGTAAAGAGTATGACATGATGGGCCATGCTGGCTATACTCAAAAACAAGGTGGTGGACGTCCTTCAAATCATGCATTCCACTTTAACTTTGATGATTTGTTTGCAGAGTTTGAGAATTTTGGAGGATTTGGTAGTGCATTCAACACTGATTTT CATGCTGACCACATGAGACGTCATCAGGAAGCTCACAATCGTGCACGAAATCAACATCATCAAGGGACCTTTGCCCATGCTCAGGCGTATGCTAATGCTAACAGTCATCATCAAAATATAAGATTCAGTGCTGGCAGTGGAGGAGCTGGAAGGACATGCCGAACAGTTACTCAACGTGTTGGCAATATGGTAACCACTTACACTACGTGTAGTTAA
- the LOC137653584 gene encoding dnaJ homolog subfamily B member 9-like isoform X2, with the protein MNLWIVWTCIVIAMSAIGSCTKDYYEALGISKNASDREIKKAFRKLAIQYHPDKNQEPGAEEKFREIAEAYEVLSDDEKRKEYDMMGHAGYTQKQGGGRPSNHAFHFNFDDLFAEFENFGGFGSAFNTDFGSDGFMDMEDFFGGHGFGDPFGSHDSFFGGGHFQHADHMRRHQEAHNRARNQHHQGTFAHAQAYANANSHHQNIRFSAGSGGAGRTCRTVTQRVGNMVTTYTTCS; encoded by the exons ATGAATTTGTGGATTGTGTGGACTTGCATTGTGATTGCCATGTCAGCAATTGGATCTTGCACAAAGGACTATTATGAAGCTCTAGGAATAAGTAAAAATGCAAGCGATAGAGAGATTAAAAAGGCATTCCGTAAATTAGCCATTCAATATCATCCAGATAAAAATCAAGAACCTGGTGCCGAAGAGAAGTTCAGAGAGATTGCAGAAG CCTATGAAGTTCTGTCTGATGATGAGAAGCGTAAAGAGTATGACATGATGGGCCATGCTGGCTATACTCAAAAACAAGGTGGTGGACGTCCTTCAAATCATGCATTCCACTTTAACTTTGATGATTTGTTTGCAGAGTTTGAGAATTTTGGAGGATTTGGTAGTGCATTCAACACTGATTTT GGTAGTGATGGATTCATGGATATGGAAGACTTCTTTGGTGGCCATGGATTCGGTGATCCTTTTGGTTCCCATGACTCATTTTTTGGGGGTGGCCACTTCCAGCATGCTGACCACATGAGACGTCATCAGGAAGCTCACAATCGTGCACGAAATCAACATCATCAAGGGACCTTTGCCCATGCTCAGGCGTATGCTAATGCTAACAGTCATCATCAAAATATAAGATTCAGTGCTGGCAGTGGAGGAGCTGGAAGGACATGCCGAACAGTTACTCAACGTGTTGGCAATATGGTAACCACTTACACTACGTGTAGTTAA
- the LOC137653584 gene encoding protein N-terminal asparagine amidohydrolase-like isoform X1: protein MVILIDGSPLDEVPNSTKEFYQAHQTVVSKASSFASQNNVLVQKEYCLYVAQGEFAVVPGNDPKIEYIGSDDATTCHIVIIKHTSGTVCVAHFDGSKNEEAAVDTMVSKVFQIDGRVDHLELYVVGGYVPEEGSKEAKKNESESLSLKILGLFMRHKCHFNLALWCTCYLNTMQGINGPKPIMYGVAIHLSTGEVFPATFRSHDPALPIRSASRWMGDHTVACDLYDHTNGTITIKPFNYSDVDHFAFYLKLSDQVLLNNFSTSPKVEPPSFCHDLREVFRVFVTHRNPDITLFPNCKPKCYSMNDCGLWQLLKD from the coding sequence ATGGTTATTCTCATTGATGGCAGTCCTTTAGATGAGGTTCCCAATTCCACTAAGGAATTTTATCAAGCACACCAAACTGTCGTTTCTAAGGCGTCTAGTTTTGCCAGTCAGAATAATGTTTTAGTACAAAAAGAGTATTGTCTGTATGTAGCCCAAGGGGAGTTTGCAGTTGTACCCGGAAATGATCCTAAGATAGAGTACATAGGATCTGATGATGCAACTACATGTCACATTGTCATTATAAAACACACATCTGGGACAGTTTGTGTAGCACATTTTGATGGGAGTAAAAATGAAGAAGCCGCTGTTGATACTATGGTCTCTAAAGTATTTCAAATTGATGGTAGGGTTGACCACTTAGAATTGTATGTTGTTGGTGGTTATGTCCCTGAAGAAGGAAGTAAAGAGGCAAAAAAGAATGAATCTGAAAGTTTGTCTTTGAAAATATTAGGATTGTTCATGAGACATAAATGTCATTTTAATCTTGCCCTTTGGTGTACTTGCTATTTGAATACCATGCAAGGAATTAATGGGCCAAAGCCAATAATGTATGGAGTTGCTATTCACCTTTCCACAGGAGAAGTGTTCCCAGCAACCTTCAGATCACACGATCCAGCTTTGCCGATAAGGTCGGCCTCTCGATGGATGGGTGATCACACTGTTGCTTGTGATCTTTATGACCACACAAATGGGACCATAACCATTAAACCCTTTAATTATTCAGATGTGGAtcattttgcattttatttaaaGCTATCAGATCAAGTTTTGCTGAATAATTTTTCTACTTCCCCCAAAGTTGAGCCCCCTTCTTTTTGTCATGATTTAAGGGAAGTATTCAGAGTATTTGTTACGCATCGAAATCCGGATATTACTTTGTTTCCAAATTGTAAGccaaaatgttactctatgaatgATTGTGGCTTATGGCAATTATTGAAAGACTGA